A region from the Variovorax paradoxus genome encodes:
- a CDS encoding DUF3106 domain-containing protein, with the protein MRRPSVSRTDMSRPPRPPTSGAVIWAGALAAALFGLTLAGAQPRSEPPLKSAGGTAQAATASPSSASKTAPATKPYWSELTAEQQQALRPLASHWHALNPGHKRKWLALSRNYANMSADDQTILHSRMIEWAALSNQQRAQARLNFAEVKRVPADERKAKWEQYQALSEEERRRLAERAPAKPRGAAIPVRPVPAQKLVTVPAVTPAGQHTPRIMLAPPVAPAPATAPAAIMVASPPERVPSVVSTPSPSGTSAATSQPTPAEAQVPMPSAAAQVSPPSSASNPAGRGAEQSSPP; encoded by the coding sequence ATGCGACGTCCTTCCGTTTCCCGCACCGATATGTCCCGCCCGCCGCGCCCGCCAACGTCGGGCGCAGTCATTTGGGCGGGCGCGCTCGCTGCTGCGTTGTTCGGCCTGACGCTCGCCGGCGCCCAACCCCGTTCCGAGCCGCCGCTCAAATCGGCCGGCGGTACTGCGCAGGCGGCAACGGCCTCGCCTTCCTCGGCTTCGAAGACCGCTCCAGCGACCAAGCCGTACTGGAGCGAACTCACCGCCGAGCAGCAGCAGGCACTGCGGCCGCTCGCGTCGCATTGGCACGCCCTGAACCCGGGGCACAAGCGCAAGTGGCTGGCGCTGTCACGCAACTACGCGAACATGTCGGCCGATGACCAAACCATCCTGCACAGCCGAATGATCGAATGGGCAGCCCTGAGCAATCAGCAGCGGGCCCAGGCGCGCCTCAACTTTGCAGAGGTGAAGCGCGTCCCTGCCGACGAACGCAAGGCCAAGTGGGAGCAGTACCAGGCCTTGAGCGAGGAAGAAAGGCGCCGGCTGGCGGAGCGCGCCCCCGCCAAGCCGCGCGGTGCCGCCATTCCGGTGCGTCCAGTTCCTGCCCAGAAACTCGTGACAGTGCCTGCCGTAACGCCTGCGGGGCAGCACACGCCGCGCATCATGCTGGCCCCACCTGTCGCTCCCGCGCCAGCCACGGCGCCTGCCGCCATCATGGTGGCGTCGCCGCCGGAACGTGTCCCGTCCGTCGTGTCCACGCCCTCCCCGTCCGGCACATCCGCCGCCACGTCGCAGCCGACTCCGGCCGAGGCGCAGGTACCCATGCCATCGGCTGCCGCCCAGGTTTCGCCGCCATCGTCCGCTTCCAATCCTGCAGGCCGTGGCGCCGAGCAGTCCTCGCCCCCCTGA
- a CDS encoding RDD family protein: MACWLYEGMLLFAVVFVAGWLFSTLGQMRDAMDSRRHLLQAFLFVVFGVYFVWFWTRGQTLAMKTWNIRIVDAHGRPLTQPRALARYLLSWIWFLPPLAAIAPFKLSGGESTVLIFGWVAVWALLARFHPERQFWHDAWAGTRLITSKPMSRR; the protein is encoded by the coding sequence ATGGCATGCTGGCTGTATGAGGGCATGCTGCTGTTCGCGGTGGTGTTCGTTGCAGGCTGGCTGTTCAGCACGCTCGGCCAGATGCGGGACGCCATGGATTCCCGCCGGCACCTGCTCCAGGCCTTCCTGTTCGTGGTGTTCGGCGTCTATTTCGTCTGGTTCTGGACCCGGGGACAGACGCTGGCCATGAAAACCTGGAACATCCGCATCGTCGATGCGCACGGGCGGCCCCTCACCCAGCCCCGCGCCTTGGCGCGCTACCTGCTCAGCTGGATCTGGTTCCTGCCGCCGCTGGCCGCCATCGCACCTTTCAAGCTTTCGGGCGGAGAATCCACGGTGCTGATCTTCGGATGGGTCGCCGTCTGGGCATTGCTGGCGCGCTTTCACCCCGAGCGCCAGTTCTGGCACGACGCCTGGGCCGGTACGCGGCTCATAACCTCCAAGCCGATGAGCCGCCGATGA
- a CDS encoding diacylglycerol kinase, with protein sequence MSALPKLPDPAVNPQKARKGLDRVWHATLISLHGLRAGWSEPAFRQEAVMAIVMIPAAFWLGRSWVEVALLAGSAILVMIVELLNTAVEAAIDRIGPEWHDLSKRAKDMGSAAVLLSLTLCGGIWLAALWQRFAS encoded by the coding sequence ATGAGTGCCCTGCCCAAGCTTCCCGATCCCGCCGTGAACCCGCAAAAGGCCCGCAAGGGCCTGGATCGCGTGTGGCATGCCACCCTGATCTCGCTGCACGGCCTTCGGGCGGGCTGGAGCGAGCCGGCCTTCCGCCAGGAAGCCGTCATGGCCATCGTGATGATTCCGGCGGCCTTCTGGCTCGGCCGCAGCTGGGTCGAAGTGGCCCTGCTCGCCGGCAGCGCCATCCTCGTGATGATCGTCGAGCTGCTCAACACCGCGGTGGAAGCCGCCATCGATCGCATCGGCCCCGAATGGCACGACCTCTCCAAGCGCGCCAAGGACATGGGCAGCGCCGCCGTGCTGCTGTCGCTCACCCTGTGCGGGGGCATCTGGCTGGCGGCGCTGTGGCAGCGCTTCGCGTCATGA
- a CDS encoding TIGR00730 family Rossman fold protein codes for MNPEFSICVYCGSRPGERAEFSRAAEAVGQWIGQHRGQLVYGGGRTGLMGTVAEATRNAGGRVVGIIPKALVDRELANPLCDELHVVDTMHERKAMMGERADAFVALPGGIGTFEELFEIWTWRQLGYHDKPTGILNTAGYYDGLLGFLAHSVREGFMGDWQMNLIRTGTNPTELLTALRAEVPLHPRDDRLAENL; via the coding sequence ATGAATCCTGAATTTTCGATCTGTGTGTATTGCGGCTCGCGACCTGGCGAGCGGGCCGAGTTTTCCAGGGCCGCGGAAGCGGTTGGCCAGTGGATCGGCCAGCACCGCGGCCAGCTGGTCTACGGTGGCGGACGCACCGGCCTGATGGGCACGGTGGCCGAAGCCACCCGCAACGCCGGCGGCCGCGTGGTCGGCATCATTCCCAAGGCGCTGGTCGACCGGGAACTGGCCAATCCCCTGTGCGACGAACTCCACGTGGTCGACACCATGCACGAACGCAAGGCCATGATGGGCGAGCGCGCCGACGCCTTCGTCGCGCTGCCGGGCGGCATCGGCACCTTCGAGGAATTGTTCGAGATCTGGACCTGGCGCCAGCTCGGCTACCACGACAAGCCCACCGGCATTCTGAACACCGCCGGCTACTACGACGGCCTGCTGGGCTTCCTGGCGCACAGCGTGCGAGAGGGCTTCATGGGCGATTGGCAGATGAACCTGATCCGCACCGGCACCAACCCCACCGAATTGCTCACGGCGCTGCGCGCCGAAGTACCCCTGCACCCCCGAGACGACCGCCTGGCCGAAAACCTGTAG
- a CDS encoding P-II family nitrogen regulator, translated as MKQITAIVKPFKLEDVREALAEVGVTGLTVTEVKGFGRQKGHTELYRGAEYVVDFLPKMKVEVVVNEGDVERCIEAIVNSARTGKIGDGKIFVTGVERIVRIRTGEENENAV; from the coding sequence ATGAAGCAGATCACCGCCATCGTCAAACCCTTCAAGCTCGAGGACGTACGCGAAGCCCTGGCTGAAGTGGGCGTTACCGGCCTCACAGTGACCGAGGTCAAGGGCTTCGGGCGCCAGAAGGGGCACACCGAGCTCTACCGTGGTGCGGAATACGTGGTCGACTTCCTGCCGAAGATGAAGGTGGAAGTGGTCGTCAACGAAGGCGACGTGGAGCGCTGCATCGAAGCCATCGTCAATTCCGCACGCACCGGCAAGATCGGCGACGGAAAGATCTTCGTCACCGGCGTGGAGCGCATCGTGCGCATCCGCACCGGCGAGGAAAACGAGAACGCTGTTTAA
- a CDS encoding NAD+ synthase, whose product MTLKLAIAQLNFVVGDLAGNARKIVDAARQAHAEGARLLLTPELSIAGYAAEDLFLRPAFTEDCDDAVKGIAAALADLKDMVVVVGHPTGGSLRSRSVAVQMRYNAASVIKEGRILETYAKRELPNYQVFDERRYFTPGQGTCVFEAGGVSVGVLICEDAWFDEPAELARAAGAEVLAVINASPYHVGKEGERVARMADRARAVGLPLIYAHLVGGQDEVVFDGASFALQADGALAMQAESFKESLVFMQLERSPQGVGVVAAPSAIAAPREAEAQLWDALVLGVRDYIGKNGFPGAILGLSGGIDSALVLAIAVDALGKDKVRAVMMPSPYTADISWIDAREMATRLGVRYDEISIKHTFESFKGALIEEFKGLPEDTAEENIQARIRGTLLMALSNKFGSIVLTTGNKSEMATGYCTLYGDMAGGFAVIKDLLKTTVFALARWRNAHDPYGTGASPIPERIITRPPSAELRPDQTDQDSLPPYDVLDGILARYMQDDEGIDEIIAAGYERAVVERVARLIKINEYKRRQAPVGIRVTHRSFGKDWRYPITSKFNETAGAQKP is encoded by the coding sequence ATGACGCTCAAGCTCGCCATTGCGCAACTCAATTTCGTGGTGGGCGACCTCGCCGGCAACGCAAGAAAAATCGTCGACGCCGCGCGCCAGGCCCACGCTGAGGGCGCGCGTCTTCTGCTGACGCCCGAACTCTCGATTGCCGGCTATGCGGCAGAAGATCTTTTCCTGCGTCCCGCCTTCACCGAAGACTGCGATGATGCCGTGAAAGGCATTGCCGCCGCGCTGGCCGATCTCAAAGACATGGTCGTGGTGGTGGGGCATCCGACGGGCGGCAGCCTGCGCAGCCGCTCGGTGGCGGTGCAGATGCGCTACAACGCCGCCAGCGTGATCAAGGAAGGCCGCATCCTCGAGACCTACGCCAAGCGCGAACTGCCCAACTACCAGGTGTTCGACGAGCGCCGTTACTTCACGCCGGGGCAGGGCACCTGCGTGTTCGAGGCCGGCGGCGTCTCGGTGGGCGTGCTGATCTGCGAAGACGCCTGGTTCGACGAGCCGGCCGAACTGGCTCGCGCGGCGGGCGCCGAGGTGCTGGCCGTGATCAACGCCTCGCCGTATCACGTCGGCAAGGAAGGGGAACGCGTGGCGCGGATGGCCGACCGCGCCCGCGCTGTCGGACTGCCGCTGATCTATGCGCACCTGGTGGGCGGGCAGGACGAAGTGGTCTTCGACGGCGCGTCCTTTGCGCTGCAGGCCGACGGCGCACTGGCGATGCAGGCCGAGAGTTTCAAGGAGAGCCTGGTCTTCATGCAGCTGGAGCGCTCGCCGCAGGGCGTGGGTGTGGTGGCGGCGCCTTCGGCCATCGCGGCGCCGCGCGAAGCGGAAGCCCAGCTTTGGGATGCACTGGTACTGGGCGTGCGGGACTACATCGGCAAGAACGGCTTTCCGGGTGCCATCCTGGGGCTCTCGGGCGGCATCGACTCCGCATTGGTGCTTGCCATTGCGGTCGATGCACTCGGCAAGGACAAGGTGCGTGCGGTCATGATGCCTTCGCCTTACACCGCCGACATCAGCTGGATCGATGCGCGCGAAATGGCCACCCGCCTGGGCGTCCGCTACGACGAGATCTCGATCAAGCACACCTTCGAATCGTTCAAGGGAGCGCTGATAGAGGAGTTCAAGGGCCTCCCCGAGGACACGGCCGAGGAGAACATCCAGGCGCGCATCCGCGGCACGCTGCTGATGGCGCTGTCGAACAAGTTCGGTTCGATCGTTCTCACCACCGGCAACAAGAGCGAGATGGCCACCGGCTACTGCACGCTCTACGGCGACATGGCGGGCGGCTTCGCGGTCATCAAGGACCTGCTGAAGACCACCGTGTTCGCGCTGGCGCGCTGGCGCAATGCCCATGACCCGTACGGTACTGGTGCCTCGCCGATTCCCGAGCGCATCATCACGCGGCCCCCGAGCGCCGAACTGCGGCCCGACCAGACCGATCAGGACAGCCTGCCGCCCTACGACGTCCTCGACGGCATCCTGGCACGCTACATGCAGGACGACGAGGGCATCGACGAGATCATCGCGGCCGGCTACGAGCGTGCGGTGGTCGAGCGTGTTGCGCGGCTCATCAAGATCAATGAATACAAACGGCGCCAGGCGCCTGTGGGCATTCGGGTGACCCACCGAAGCTTCGGCAAGGATTGGCGTTACCCTATCACCAGCAAGTTCAACGAAACCGCCGGAGCGCAAAAACCATGA
- a CDS encoding GNAT family N-acetyltransferase, whose amino-acid sequence MNDYVIRVLASLSDLNPKAWNALLLAEAEPSPFMRYEYLAALHDSGSASPESGWTPQFITLWRGNELRGACPAYIKTHSYGEYVFDWAWANAYEQHGLAYYPKAVVAVPFTPVPGARLLARDAQSRTLLVQALVAWCKKEDLSSLHLLFGADADIAACTEAGLMLRNTVQFHWTNAAPEHLGGATGYADFEAFLASLSHDKRKKIRQERRKVAEAGVTFRWSRGAGIARPDWDFFYRCYARTYREHGNPPYLSRDFFQRMADTLPEAWLLFIAERGGKPIAASLIALSTHADGPLVAYGRYWGAVERVDCLHFEACYYQPLAWCIAHGARRFEGGAQGEHKMARALMPVKTTSAHWLAHPAFADAVERFLEREGEGIENYMDHLGERSPFKAG is encoded by the coding sequence TTGAACGATTATGTCATTCGGGTGCTGGCGTCACTGTCGGACCTGAACCCGAAAGCATGGAACGCGCTGCTCTTGGCCGAAGCGGAGCCGTCGCCATTCATGCGCTACGAATACCTCGCGGCGCTGCACGACAGCGGCAGCGCCTCGCCCGAGAGCGGATGGACGCCGCAATTCATCACCCTGTGGCGCGGCAACGAGTTGCGGGGGGCCTGCCCGGCGTACATCAAGACGCACTCCTACGGCGAATACGTCTTCGACTGGGCCTGGGCCAATGCCTACGAACAGCACGGGCTCGCCTACTATCCCAAGGCGGTGGTGGCGGTGCCGTTCACGCCGGTGCCCGGCGCACGCTTGCTGGCCCGCGATGCGCAAAGCCGCACGCTGCTGGTGCAGGCGCTGGTGGCCTGGTGCAAGAAGGAAGATCTTTCGTCGCTGCACCTGCTGTTCGGCGCAGACGCGGACATCGCCGCATGCACCGAAGCGGGTCTGATGCTGCGCAACACGGTGCAATTCCACTGGACGAATGCCGCCCCCGAGCACCTAGGCGGGGCGACCGGATACGCGGACTTCGAGGCCTTTCTCGCCAGCCTGTCGCACGACAAGCGCAAGAAGATCCGCCAGGAGCGCCGCAAGGTGGCCGAGGCCGGTGTGACTTTTCGCTGGTCGCGCGGCGCCGGCATCGCCCGACCGGACTGGGATTTCTTCTACCGCTGCTATGCGCGCACCTATCGCGAGCATGGCAATCCGCCCTACCTTTCGCGCGATTTCTTCCAGCGCATGGCCGACACCCTGCCAGAAGCCTGGCTGCTGTTCATTGCCGAGCGCGGAGGAAAGCCCATTGCAGCGAGCCTGATCGCGCTGTCCACGCACGCAGACGGTCCGCTGGTGGCTTACGGCCGCTACTGGGGCGCCGTGGAGCGCGTCGACTGCCTGCATTTCGAGGCCTGCTACTACCAGCCGCTGGCTTGGTGCATCGCGCACGGCGCCAGGCGCTTCGAGGGCGGCGCGCAGGGCGAACACAAGATGGCGCGCGCGCTGATGCCGGTGAAGACCACCAGCGCCCACTGGCTGGCGCACCCCGCGTTCGCCGACGCAGTCGAGCGCTTTCTCGAGCGCGAGGGCGAAGGCATCGAAAACTACATGGACCACCTGGGCGAGCGCAGCCCGTTCAAGGCCGGCTGA
- the ppa gene encoding inorganic diphosphatase: MSFDKVSPGKNVPDAFNVVIEIPMNADPIKYEVDKESGAIFVDRFMTTAMYYPANYGYVPQTLSGDGDPVDVLVIAPYPLLPGVVVPCRPLGILMMEDEAGVDGKVLAVPTDKVLPIYSHWKSVDDVNPMRLKAISHFFEHYKDLEAGKWVKVLGWEGIDAAKKEVVDGIAAYKK; the protein is encoded by the coding sequence ATGTCCTTCGACAAAGTCTCCCCCGGCAAGAACGTTCCCGACGCCTTCAATGTCGTGATCGAAATCCCGATGAACGCCGACCCGATCAAGTACGAAGTCGACAAGGAATCGGGCGCGATCTTCGTGGACCGCTTCATGACGACCGCGATGTACTACCCGGCCAACTACGGCTACGTGCCGCAAACCCTCTCTGGCGACGGCGACCCGGTCGACGTGCTGGTGATCGCGCCATATCCGTTGCTGCCCGGCGTCGTGGTGCCGTGCCGCCCGCTCGGCATCCTGATGATGGAAGACGAAGCCGGCGTCGACGGCAAGGTGCTGGCCGTGCCCACCGACAAGGTATTGCCGATCTACAGCCACTGGAAGTCGGTGGACGACGTGAACCCGATGCGCTTGAAGGCCATCAGCCACTTCTTCGAGCACTACAAGGACCTGGAAGCCGGCAAGTGGGTCAAGGTGCTGGGCTGGGAAGGCATCGACGCGGCCAAGAAGGAAGTCGTCGACGGCATCGCTGCCTACAAGAAGTAA